From Synoicihabitans lomoniglobus, the proteins below share one genomic window:
- a CDS encoding TonB-dependent siderophore receptor, producing MKLRFPYSVVGASLCLSAAFSSFVSAQAVNSARDDADSAVVTLDAFEVSSDSVKGYGTTTSLSASRTAVPITDLPASVITINERLIEDTAAVELRDTFNLVSGVFHGNSGGGLQESNNFSIRGYVTTGALRDGIDDLNFSDNGGFDYSMVERVEIVKGPAGVLYGQHSAGGAVNIISKRPRAEPFTKIDLAIGSYNFWRASVDHSGLAGTDGKLGYRVSAAVLNTDGPVGIEGEPDGVSTWINPSISYQFDNGFKVWAWGAFADDTSKRVSNSVWAFGTPDGRGAPFYEFMERGQMSVVFQNFNKSENSNLEFGTSKHFTLGAVEADLRVVGRYGERTTSGARTRSNGSTIFIDNAGNQIPDGSPSVGRGPEITGLITDNLSRFGRAGLRYNRGEDDAERSSLTADLNLSFDLGPVANNFLLYGQTSSGEGSSYDSADIRVNDVATLPADIRSTYHFDTGINGLGVAEIWPNPPSGIGDLRPIIEQYADVTNITPDTASDSSSSNFAAIERASFLDNRVIAVIGTRYDSIDFTNVRSTDGTVLSDTHDAEWVNKFGLVAKPYSRDGNELSIFYNNAETFVPERGTDQRLATFGQKFPNRTISTDEIGAKLNLFNSRLVGTISVFQNVEDNVLLNARDEDGSVTGIDDRSYSYPGGERTTDGWEMDIALNPAPGFDAMFSYSKIDSLLSDGLPADGVPETTASAVLRYQFQEGPLTDFSVTGIYNRWGESYLNRSSNFILDGGDLMTVVLGYDWRNVKLRLRIENITDDIDAMPSTWWTGVGVTKHRNYRLSASYRF from the coding sequence ATGAAACTGCGTTTTCCATATTCCGTCGTCGGTGCGAGTCTGTGCCTCTCGGCGGCCTTCTCCTCTTTTGTTTCCGCTCAAGCGGTGAATTCAGCCCGCGACGATGCTGATTCCGCGGTGGTGACTCTGGATGCCTTTGAAGTCTCGTCCGATTCGGTCAAAGGCTACGGCACCACCACTTCGCTATCCGCATCGCGCACCGCCGTGCCCATCACCGATCTGCCCGCCTCGGTGATCACCATCAACGAACGTTTGATCGAGGACACCGCCGCGGTCGAATTGCGCGACACCTTCAATCTCGTCAGCGGCGTGTTCCACGGCAACTCCGGGGGCGGCCTGCAGGAGTCCAATAATTTTTCCATTCGGGGTTATGTCACCACGGGAGCACTACGCGATGGCATTGATGATCTCAACTTCAGCGACAACGGCGGATTCGACTACTCCATGGTGGAACGCGTGGAAATCGTGAAAGGCCCCGCCGGTGTGCTCTACGGGCAGCACAGCGCGGGTGGGGCGGTGAACATCATCAGCAAACGTCCGCGCGCCGAACCGTTCACCAAGATCGATCTGGCGATCGGCAGCTACAACTTCTGGCGGGCATCGGTTGATCATTCCGGACTGGCCGGCACGGATGGCAAACTCGGTTACCGGGTCTCGGCCGCCGTGCTCAACACGGATGGCCCCGTGGGCATAGAGGGCGAACCCGACGGTGTCTCCACGTGGATTAATCCCAGCATTTCCTACCAGTTTGACAACGGCTTCAAGGTATGGGCGTGGGGGGCGTTCGCGGACGATACCTCCAAGCGCGTTTCCAATTCGGTCTGGGCGTTCGGCACGCCCGACGGCCGGGGCGCGCCGTTCTATGAATTCATGGAACGCGGCCAGATGAGCGTGGTGTTTCAGAACTTCAACAAGAGCGAAAACTCGAACCTCGAATTCGGCACCAGCAAGCACTTCACCTTGGGTGCGGTCGAAGCCGACCTGCGTGTCGTGGGTCGTTACGGAGAGCGCACGACGTCCGGCGCCCGCACACGTTCAAATGGCAGCACCATCTTCATCGACAACGCCGGCAACCAGATCCCCGACGGCTCGCCCAGCGTCGGTCGCGGACCGGAGATCACCGGTTTGATCACCGACAACCTCTCCCGTTTCGGTCGCGCCGGGCTGCGTTACAATCGAGGCGAGGATGATGCGGAACGCTCGTCGCTGACGGCGGATCTGAACCTCAGTTTCGACCTCGGTCCGGTCGCCAATAATTTCCTGCTCTACGGTCAAACCTCCTCGGGGGAAGGTTCCAGTTACGACAGTGCGGATATCCGGGTAAACGACGTGGCGACCCTGCCGGCCGATATTCGGTCCACCTACCACTTTGATACCGGCATCAACGGCCTCGGCGTGGCGGAGATCTGGCCCAATCCGCCGTCCGGCATCGGCGACCTGCGTCCGATCATCGAGCAATACGCCGATGTCACCAACATCACGCCCGACACCGCCAGTGACTCGTCGTCCTCCAATTTCGCGGCGATCGAACGCGCGTCCTTTCTCGACAATCGCGTCATTGCGGTGATCGGCACCCGCTACGACTCGATCGACTTCACCAACGTGCGGTCCACCGACGGCACCGTGCTCAGTGACACGCACGACGCGGAATGGGTGAACAAGTTCGGACTCGTGGCCAAACCCTACTCCCGGGACGGCAACGAACTTTCGATCTTCTACAACAATGCCGAGACCTTCGTGCCGGAGCGCGGCACCGACCAACGCCTCGCCACCTTCGGTCAAAAATTCCCCAACCGCACCATCTCGACCGATGAGATCGGGGCCAAGTTGAACCTCTTCAACAGTCGTCTCGTCGGCACGATCTCCGTCTTCCAAAACGTGGAGGACAATGTGCTGCTCAACGCTCGCGACGAAGACGGCAGTGTCACCGGTATCGACGACCGCAGTTACTCCTATCCGGGCGGCGAGCGCACCACGGATGGCTGGGAAATGGACATCGCGTTGAACCCCGCGCCGGGCTTCGACGCCATGTTCTCCTACTCGAAAATCGACTCTCTGCTGTCCGATGGTTTGCCGGCCGATGGCGTGCCCGAAACCACCGCGTCGGCCGTCTTGCGCTACCAGTTCCAGGAAGGCCCGTTGACCGACTTCTCCGTCACCGGCATCTACAATCGCTGGGGTGAGAGCTACCTGAATCGCTCGTCCAATTTCATCCTGGATGGCGGTGACCTGATGACGGTCGTGCTCGGTTACGACTGGCGCAACGTGAAGCTGCGCCTGCGCATCGAGAATATCACCGACGACATCGACGCCATGCCCAGCACGTGGTGGACCGGCGTAGGGGTGACCAAGCATCGCAATTATCGCCTTAGCGCGAGCTACCGCTTCTGA
- a CDS encoding AraC family transcriptional regulator, with product MTDREMLLEHARKLMLPGALHRCHRIIKGLQARNLRGESYLRESQRLILVVSGEARFVGVEAGEHFDLKLKVGDAIFFGPRSYICPKPRQSYQSLGLLYQPDDALIKLSLTSRVPGPTGVTLSYLAQWELWRKTHLRLDYLFRLLGETAPVATADSYVHKLCELLVAEAIELLNAPTSKNPEPGSYLWERACTYLADHWADASISRASLARYLNAHPNHVSRIFRHTGKTTIAAYLNELRLMHSLDLLEDSSYNITEIAALCGYSDLQYYIYCFRRRFGNTPGQFRNQHRRRNAASSLTTTHS from the coding sequence ATGACTGATCGTGAAATGCTACTCGAACACGCCCGCAAGCTCATGCTGCCCGGGGCGTTGCACCGCTGCCATCGAATCATCAAGGGTCTGCAGGCGAGAAACCTGCGGGGGGAGTCCTACCTGCGGGAAAGCCAGCGGTTGATCCTGGTGGTCTCCGGCGAAGCCCGGTTCGTGGGGGTCGAGGCGGGTGAGCATTTCGATCTGAAACTCAAAGTCGGCGACGCCATATTTTTTGGCCCGCGGTCCTATATTTGCCCCAAACCCCGGCAGAGTTACCAGTCGCTGGGATTGCTGTATCAACCCGACGACGCCCTCATCAAACTGAGTCTGACCTCCCGCGTGCCGGGCCCCACCGGCGTGACGCTCAGCTACCTCGCACAATGGGAACTGTGGCGCAAAACGCATCTGCGGCTCGACTATTTGTTTCGCCTGCTGGGGGAAACCGCGCCCGTCGCAACCGCAGACTCCTACGTGCACAAATTGTGCGAACTTCTGGTCGCGGAAGCCATCGAACTCCTCAATGCGCCGACGTCGAAAAACCCGGAGCCCGGCAGCTACCTGTGGGAACGGGCCTGCACTTACCTGGCGGACCACTGGGCCGATGCGAGTATCAGTCGCGCCTCTCTCGCCCGCTACCTCAACGCTCACCCCAACCACGTTTCCCGCATCTTCCGGCACACCGGCAAGACCACCATCGCCGCCTATCTCAACGAACTGCGTCTGATGCACAGTTTGGATCTGCTCGAAGACTCGAGTTACAACATCACCGAAATCGCCGCCCTTTGCGGCTACTCGGATTTGCAATACTACATCTATTGTTTCCGCCGACGCTTCGGTAACACCCCCGGTCAGTTCCGCAATCAGCATCGCCGCCGTAACGCGGCGTCCTCGCTGACCACTACCCACAGCTGA
- the sucC gene encoding ADP-forming succinate--CoA ligase subunit beta → MNIHEYQAKALFEKYGVPVPAGTTAKSAAEFDTALAELPEGPTMVKSQIHAGGRGKGTFVDGYKGGVKFCPTKAEAKEVAGKMIDNTLVTIQTGPAGRKVQTIYFTVASDIKKEYYLAVLLDRATSYPVIVASTEGGMDIETVAHETPEKITKVFVDPAYGLADYQIRELIFSLGLDKTESKNAYKLIKKLYDCFWETDAAMIEVNPLITTPTGDVLALDAKVSFDSNALYRHPDIVALRDLNEEDSKEIEASKHDLAYIALDGNIACLVNGAGLAMSTMDIIKHFGGSPANFLDVGGGATKEKVIAAFKIILGDANVKGILVNIFGGIMDCNVIAEGIVDAVKEVGLELPLVVRLEGNNVVAGKKTLADSGLPIVSGTSMADAAQKIVNLVA, encoded by the coding sequence ATGAACATTCACGAGTATCAGGCCAAAGCCCTGTTTGAAAAATACGGAGTGCCCGTGCCCGCGGGCACGACGGCCAAAAGCGCCGCGGAGTTCGATACCGCCCTCGCGGAGCTCCCGGAAGGGCCCACGATGGTCAAGTCCCAGATTCATGCGGGCGGACGCGGCAAAGGCACGTTCGTTGACGGCTACAAGGGCGGCGTGAAGTTCTGCCCCACCAAGGCCGAGGCCAAGGAAGTCGCCGGCAAGATGATCGATAACACCCTCGTCACCATCCAAACCGGCCCCGCCGGCCGCAAGGTGCAGACGATCTACTTCACCGTCGCGAGCGACATTAAGAAGGAATACTACCTCGCCGTCCTGCTCGACCGCGCCACGTCCTACCCCGTCATCGTCGCCTCGACCGAGGGCGGCATGGATATCGAGACCGTCGCCCACGAGACACCCGAAAAGATCACCAAGGTGTTCGTCGATCCCGCCTACGGACTCGCCGACTACCAAATCCGCGAACTCATTTTCTCCCTCGGCCTCGACAAGACCGAGTCCAAGAACGCCTACAAGCTCATCAAAAAGCTCTACGACTGCTTCTGGGAAACCGACGCCGCCATGATCGAGGTCAACCCCCTCATCACCACGCCGACCGGCGACGTGCTCGCCCTCGACGCCAAGGTGTCGTTCGACTCCAACGCCCTCTACCGCCACCCGGATATCGTCGCCCTGCGCGATCTCAACGAAGAGGACTCCAAGGAAATCGAAGCCTCCAAGCACGACCTCGCCTACATCGCCCTCGACGGCAACATCGCTTGTCTCGTCAACGGGGCCGGTCTCGCCATGTCCACCATGGACATCATCAAACACTTCGGTGGCAGCCCGGCCAACTTCCTCGATGTCGGCGGCGGCGCCACCAAGGAAAAGGTCATCGCGGCCTTTAAGATCATCCTCGGCGACGCCAACGTGAAGGGCATCCTCGTCAATATCTTCGGCGGCATCATGGACTGTAACGTGATCGCCGAAGGCATCGTCGACGCCGTCAAGGAGGTCGGCCTCGAACTGCCGCTCGTCGTGCGCCTCGAAGGCAACAACGTCGTCGCGGGCAAAAAGACGCTCGCCGACTCCGGCCTACCCATCGTCTCCGGCACCAGCATGGCCGACGCCGCTCAAAAAATCGTCAACCTCGTCGCCTAA
- the sucD gene encoding succinate--CoA ligase subunit alpha has product MSILITPETKIMVQGITGAFGGKHAGLSLDYGTQLVAGVTPGKGGLTFDHNGHSVPVFNTVAEAAAATGATVSAIFVPPPFAADAILECVDAGLDLAVCITEGIPIKDMVRVKRAMTGKATRLVGPNCPGLVTPGTGENSSGGCRIGIAPGYIHKKGHVGVVSRSGTLTYEAVYQLTEKNIGQSTCVGIGGDPVNGTSHLDVIKLFNEDPETHGIILIGEIGGSAEVEAARWIKDNCTKPVAGFIAGATAPPGRRMGHAGAIVGGAEDTAEAKIKVFEECGIEVAVTPSDMADALLRSAEAKGVTLS; this is encoded by the coding sequence ATGTCCATTCTCATCACTCCTGAAACGAAGATCATGGTCCAAGGCATCACCGGTGCCTTCGGCGGCAAGCACGCCGGCCTGTCACTCGACTACGGCACGCAGCTCGTCGCCGGGGTCACGCCCGGCAAGGGCGGCCTGACCTTCGACCACAACGGCCATTCCGTGCCGGTGTTCAACACCGTCGCCGAAGCCGCCGCCGCCACCGGCGCCACCGTTTCCGCCATCTTCGTGCCGCCTCCTTTTGCCGCCGACGCCATTCTCGAATGCGTCGACGCCGGGCTCGACCTCGCGGTCTGCATCACCGAGGGTATTCCCATCAAGGACATGGTCCGCGTGAAGCGCGCCATGACGGGCAAGGCCACCCGCCTCGTCGGCCCGAACTGCCCCGGCCTCGTCACGCCCGGCACGGGTGAAAACTCCTCCGGCGGTTGCCGCATCGGCATCGCTCCGGGTTATATTCACAAAAAGGGCCACGTCGGCGTCGTCTCGCGCTCCGGCACCCTCACCTACGAAGCGGTCTACCAGCTCACCGAAAAGAACATCGGCCAGTCGACCTGCGTCGGCATCGGCGGTGACCCGGTCAACGGCACCTCCCACTTGGACGTGATCAAGCTCTTCAACGAAGATCCCGAGACCCACGGCATCATCCTCATCGGTGAAATCGGCGGCAGCGCCGAAGTCGAAGCGGCGCGTTGGATCAAGGACAACTGCACCAAGCCCGTCGCCGGATTCATCGCCGGTGCTACCGCGCCTCCCGGCCGTCGCATGGGCCACGCCGGCGCGATCGTCGGTGGCGCCGAAGACACCGCTGAAGCGAAGATCAAGGTTTTCGAAGAGTGCGGCATCGAAGTCGCCGTGACCCCGTCCGACATGGCCGACGCTCTCCTGCGTTCCGCCGAGGCCAAGGGCGTCACGCTCAGTTAA
- a CDS encoding class I SAM-dependent methyltransferase, which yields MARNDHFSAFAATYAQFRPTYPDALFGWLARQSDAHGHAWDCATGNGQAAHQLTPHFERVTATDVGAAMIAHAPPHPRITFAVGSAEHPPIADHDVNLITVAQALHWFDLPAFWQTCQRVLQPHGVLAYWGYLLPQITPAVDALVIAYHDDAVGPYWPDDRGPLLTHYANVCPPAERIPTPTFAMNATWTVDQLIGMLDSWSATHRARAATGSDPLAPFGARLREAWGAEATRPVSWPITVHAFRF from the coding sequence ATGGCTCGCAATGATCACTTCTCGGCATTCGCCGCGACCTACGCCCAGTTTCGGCCGACCTATCCGGACGCGTTGTTCGGCTGGCTCGCCCGGCAGTCCGACGCGCACGGTCACGCCTGGGATTGCGCCACCGGCAACGGGCAGGCCGCGCACCAATTGACGCCCCACTTCGAGCGCGTCACCGCGACCGATGTCGGCGCCGCGATGATCGCGCACGCTCCGCCGCATCCCCGGATCACGTTCGCGGTCGGTTCCGCCGAACACCCACCCATCGCCGATCACGACGTCAATCTCATCACCGTCGCGCAGGCGCTCCATTGGTTCGACCTGCCTGCTTTTTGGCAGACCTGCCAGCGCGTGCTCCAGCCGCACGGGGTGCTCGCTTACTGGGGTTACCTGCTCCCACAAATCACGCCCGCCGTGGACGCGTTGGTCATCGCCTACCACGACGACGCGGTCGGTCCCTACTGGCCCGACGATCGCGGACCGTTGCTGACGCACTATGCCAACGTTTGTCCGCCCGCGGAACGAATCCCCACTCCCACGTTTGCCATGAACGCGACCTGGACGGTCGATCAACTCATCGGGATGCTCGATTCGTGGTCGGCCACCCACCGGGCGCGGGCTGCCACCGGTAGTGATCCGCTGGCACCGTTCGGAGCGCGTTTGCGTGAGGCGTGGGGAGCGGAGGCCACCCGCCCGGTCTCATGGCCGATCACCGTCCACGCGTTTCGTTTTTAG
- a CDS encoding phosphoribosyltransferase — MSFVAPMISLPQHLELVQPAEDIDMVVDALAVDVEAWARDCLEQDGRMLLMMCVLRGGAFFFSDLLQRIRYSVEPAYCRGWSYAKDLTAKPAEAVTIDWPEVDVTDRHVVLVDNICDTGRTFAHASAELMARDPASVRTVSLIRRKQPTVIHEPTLSGITYLGNEWLVGYGLRDRGTTMMNARMVARVRDTEKTGFTLNNSRSPFERAVFA, encoded by the coding sequence ATGTCCTTTGTGGCGCCGATGATTTCCCTGCCTCAGCATCTTGAATTGGTTCAACCGGCGGAAGATATCGACATGGTGGTCGATGCGCTGGCGGTCGACGTCGAAGCGTGGGCCCGGGATTGCTTGGAGCAAGATGGACGCATGTTGCTCATGATGTGTGTATTAAGAGGCGGAGCCTTCTTCTTCTCGGATTTGCTGCAACGCATCCGTTACTCGGTGGAGCCCGCCTATTGCCGGGGTTGGAGCTATGCGAAAGACCTCACCGCGAAGCCCGCCGAGGCGGTGACGATAGATTGGCCGGAGGTGGATGTAACGGACCGTCACGTGGTGTTGGTGGACAATATTTGCGACACCGGGCGCACTTTTGCTCACGCGTCCGCCGAACTCATGGCCCGTGATCCGGCGTCGGTGCGCACCGTCTCACTCATCCGGCGCAAGCAGCCCACCGTGATTCACGAACCGACGTTGTCGGGGATCACCTATCTCGGCAATGAGTGGCTGGTCGGTTATGGTCTGCGTGATCGTGGCACGACCATGATGAACGCCCGCATGGTCGCCCGGGTGCGCGACACCGAGAAGACCGGGTTCACGCTGAACAATTCCCGCTCCCCGTTCGAGCGGGCGGTGTTTGCCTAA
- the mtnA gene encoding S-methyl-5-thioribose-1-phosphate isomerase: MNVKGNPTRTIWPGPDGTSVEIIDQTVLPHRYEIAVLRTLDDAAHAIRAMLVRGAPLIGATAAWGVWLAMQNDASDAALTRAYDTLFATRPTAVNLRWALDRARTRLSPLPESERATAARALAIEVCDEDVGINHAIGQAGLALIRDIAAQKPAGQPVNILTHCNAGWLATVDWGTATSPIYQAHDAGIAVHVWVDETRPRNQGFNLTAWELLNHGVPHTVIVDNAGGHLMQHGQVDLCIVGTDRTTATGDVCNKIGTYLKALAAHDNGVPFYVALPSPTIDWTVRDGVAEIPIEERSGDEVTHIAGLGPDGTVTTIQIPPTGSPAANPAFDVTPARLVTGLITERGVCPASAAGLKNLFPDQSI; encoded by the coding sequence ATGAACGTAAAGGGAAACCCCACGCGCACGATCTGGCCCGGCCCGGATGGCACCTCGGTTGAAATCATCGATCAGACCGTCCTGCCGCATCGCTACGAGATCGCAGTATTGCGCACCCTCGACGATGCCGCGCACGCGATCCGCGCCATGTTGGTTCGCGGGGCCCCGTTGATCGGCGCGACAGCCGCATGGGGAGTTTGGCTGGCTATGCAAAACGACGCGTCCGACGCCGCTCTCACTCGCGCCTACGATACCTTGTTCGCGACGCGTCCCACCGCCGTGAATTTGCGCTGGGCCTTGGATCGCGCCCGCACCCGGCTGAGCCCATTGCCGGAATCCGAGCGCGCAACCGCCGCTCGGGCGCTCGCGATCGAGGTGTGCGACGAAGACGTGGGTATAAACCACGCCATTGGCCAAGCCGGGTTGGCGCTCATTCGCGATATTGCCGCCCAAAAACCTGCCGGCCAGCCCGTGAACATCCTCACCCATTGCAACGCCGGCTGGCTTGCCACCGTCGATTGGGGCACGGCCACTTCCCCCATCTACCAAGCCCACGATGCCGGCATCGCGGTGCATGTGTGGGTCGACGAAACTCGCCCCCGTAATCAGGGTTTCAATCTCACGGCGTGGGAACTGCTCAACCACGGCGTGCCGCACACCGTCATTGTCGACAACGCCGGCGGTCATCTCATGCAACACGGTCAGGTCGACCTCTGCATCGTTGGGACCGATCGCACCACCGCCACCGGCGATGTGTGCAACAAGATCGGCACCTACTTGAAGGCGCTCGCTGCCCACGACAACGGCGTGCCGTTTTACGTCGCCCTGCCCTCGCCGACGATCGACTGGACGGTGCGCGACGGCGTAGCCGAGATTCCGATCGAGGAACGTTCCGGCGACGAGGTGACGCATATCGCCGGTCTCGGTCCGGACGGCACCGTCACCACAATTCAAATACCACCCACCGGCAGTCCGGCGGCCAATCCCGCTTTTGACGTGACTCCCGCCCGTCTCGTCACCGGCCTGATCACCGAACGAGGCGTTTGTCCCGCGAGCGCCGCCGGATTAAAAAACCTGTTTCCCGACCAAAGTATTTAA
- a CDS encoding class II aldolase/adducin family protein gives MNDLRQAIIDTCLALETRGLNQGTSGNVSVRDGAGGFYLTPSGVPYAAMTPADIVRVDLATGAVTGSRKPSSELPFHLAILRARADAEAVVHTHSHYATAVACLRQDIPAVHYLVGLFGGARIRCAPYATFGSEELSANVVAALTQRRAAIMANHGLVVIGKDLGQALALTAEAETLAKLYLQTLAAGEPHILPDNEMDRVIEKFRDFGYGPIERKR, from the coding sequence GTGAACGACCTTCGCCAAGCCATCATCGATACCTGCCTCGCCCTCGAAACCCGCGGGCTCAACCAAGGCACGTCCGGCAACGTTTCCGTGCGCGACGGCGCCGGGGGATTTTATCTCACGCCCAGCGGCGTGCCCTACGCCGCCATGACTCCGGCCGACATCGTCCGGGTCGATCTCGCCACCGGCGCGGTCACGGGATCGCGCAAGCCGTCGTCCGAGTTGCCGTTTCACCTCGCCATTCTGCGCGCCCGCGCCGACGCCGAAGCGGTGGTGCACACGCACAGCCATTACGCCACCGCCGTGGCCTGCCTGCGCCAAGACATCCCGGCGGTGCACTATCTCGTGGGGCTGTTTGGAGGCGCACGCATTCGCTGCGCGCCCTACGCGACGTTCGGCTCCGAAGAACTTTCAGCCAATGTCGTCGCCGCCCTGACCCAGCGCCGCGCCGCCATCATGGCCAACCATGGTCTGGTCGTGATCGGTAAGGACCTCGGTCAAGCCCTCGCGTTGACGGCCGAAGCAGAGACGCTGGCCAAACTCTACCTGCAAACCCTCGCCGCCGGCGAACCGCACATCCTGCCCGACAACGAGATGGATCGCGTGATCGAGAAGTTTCGCGACTTCGGCTACGGCCCGATCGAACGGAAACGGTAA
- a CDS encoding ShlB/FhaC/HecB family hemolysin secretion/activation protein has protein sequence MNSMPTETSSCIAPAVDQPTRRKLVILVSALAGFGLPVAAQNLNEVMPQPVPSLVEPAADPMATSIGANASVDPAAGFLAQPGEAIIIDELKGVRVIADPSRLESASAARVDPIQIDGVPSLDHRSGHELLQLVLGRPASMESLNRLRDAIRLLLAQSGRAFSSVILPPQDITEGYLQIVVIESVVGEVRVEGSKHFSAQSYLSRLEQKTGEAVDGRALTAGIDRINQNSFRSAATRVEAGARPGTTDIVIQVKERFPWRFFTGYSNTGTQTTTEDRINAGVNWGNAFGRGHLATLQWTSDLKAKHSRALSANYTADLPHNHSLTFFGAYSEIESVPNGGLSQEGVSWQAGLNYDLPLPDYGKHYVQSLQFGADFKVSDNNLEFAVPPFVIPISDNLTHIAQIRASYRGTFTDKWGATSWGVKLTAAPGGLSSANDDEAFNGSRAMAQSSYVYGSVDVFREFNLDALLSGAKWTMRGEFQMSAGNLLGSEQFSAGGSGSVRGYEQGEVVGDNALFFSQEWHLPPFSVAKSLLKLEVRDALRLFAFHDYARVWNVDKLEGERPFSLHSVGVGLRYQLTQHGSLQASHGWQLRDSGSSDTGDNSRLHLSANLSF, from the coding sequence ATGAATTCCATGCCCACGGAAACTTCCTCCTGCATCGCTCCGGCGGTTGATCAACCGACCCGGAGAAAGCTGGTCATCCTCGTGAGTGCGTTGGCCGGGTTCGGCCTGCCGGTCGCAGCGCAAAATCTCAACGAAGTGATGCCGCAACCGGTGCCGTCCTTGGTCGAACCCGCGGCCGATCCGATGGCGACATCGATCGGAGCAAACGCCTCCGTCGATCCTGCCGCCGGGTTTTTGGCGCAACCGGGAGAAGCAATCATTATCGACGAACTCAAGGGCGTCCGCGTCATCGCCGATCCCTCCCGCTTGGAGTCCGCATCCGCGGCAAGGGTTGACCCGATTCAAATCGATGGCGTTCCCAGCCTCGACCACCGGTCGGGCCACGAGCTCTTGCAGTTGGTGCTGGGCCGTCCTGCTTCGATGGAGTCGCTGAATCGGCTGCGCGACGCCATTCGTCTGTTACTGGCGCAGTCCGGTCGCGCCTTCTCGTCGGTGATCCTGCCGCCCCAAGACATCACGGAGGGTTACCTGCAAATTGTGGTGATTGAGAGCGTGGTGGGAGAGGTGCGGGTGGAGGGCAGCAAACATTTCTCGGCTCAGAGTTATTTGTCGCGCCTCGAACAGAAAACCGGTGAAGCGGTCGATGGACGTGCGCTCACCGCCGGCATTGATCGCATCAACCAAAACTCTTTTCGCAGCGCGGCGACGCGAGTGGAGGCGGGCGCGCGGCCCGGCACGACTGACATAGTCATTCAAGTGAAGGAACGCTTCCCGTGGCGCTTCTTTACCGGCTACAGCAATACTGGCACGCAGACCACCACGGAGGATCGCATCAACGCCGGGGTGAATTGGGGCAACGCCTTCGGTCGCGGCCACCTCGCCACCCTGCAATGGACCAGCGACCTGAAGGCCAAACATTCCCGCGCGCTCTCCGCCAACTACACGGCGGACCTGCCGCACAACCACAGCCTCACCTTCTTCGGCGCGTATTCCGAAATCGAGAGCGTGCCCAACGGCGGCTTGTCCCAGGAAGGTGTGAGCTGGCAGGCCGGCCTCAACTACGACCTGCCGCTGCCCGACTACGGCAAGCATTACGTGCAGAGCCTCCAATTCGGTGCCGATTTCAAAGTGAGTGACAACAACCTCGAGTTTGCGGTGCCGCCCTTTGTCATCCCGATCTCCGACAACCTCACTCACATCGCGCAGATCCGGGCCTCCTATCGCGGCACGTTTACCGACAAATGGGGCGCGACCTCGTGGGGAGTCAAACTCACGGCGGCCCCCGGCGGACTCAGCAGCGCGAATGACGACGAAGCCTTCAATGGATCGCGGGCCATGGCCCAGTCCTCCTACGTCTACGGCAGCGTCGACGTCTTCCGCGAATTCAATCTGGACGCCCTGCTGTCGGGCGCGAAATGGACGATGCGTGGTGAGTTCCAAATGTCCGCGGGCAATCTGCTCGGCAGTGAGCAATTCAGCGCGGGCGGCAGCGGTTCGGTGCGCGGTTACGAGCAGGGCGAAGTCGTGGGCGACAACGCCCTCTTTTTCAGCCAGGAGTGGCATCTCCCTCCATTCTCCGTCGCGAAGTCGCTGTTGAAATTGGAGGTCCGTGATGCCCTGCGTCTGTTTGCCTTTCACGACTACGCTCGGGTGTGGAATGTGGACAAACTCGAAGGCGAACGCCCCTTCAGCCTGCACAGTGTGGGCGTCGGTCTGCGTTACCAACTCACGCAACATGGCAGTCTCCAGGCCTCCCACGGCTGGCAACTGCGCGACAGTGGCAGCAGCGACACCGGCGACAACTCCCGCCTGCACCTCTCCGCCAACCTCAGTTTCTGA